One window of Drosophila busckii strain San Diego stock center, stock number 13000-0081.31 chromosome 3L, ASM1175060v1, whole genome shotgun sequence genomic DNA carries:
- the LOC108600610 gene encoding LOW QUALITY PROTEIN: dynactin subunit 1 (The sequence of the model RefSeq protein was modified relative to this genomic sequence to represent the inferred CDS: deleted 2 bases in 1 codon), whose protein sequence is MSKTQPQLGQRVQITGKPELCGVVAYVGRTSFAAGQWFGIALDTPRGKHNGTLQGSTYFKCATNCGLFVRAQQLQLLLLEKVAEARKSNSNNRYDDNMQREAASKAKPLSRGRSKQSTEEQDTSAGKATNKSQESGSKSWVISSPVKRQSPAREPPAAQSEQVQQREESPGKASKKSQESAVKTWVSSTPSPIKHQSPKKELPLVAAQSEQVQQREASPGKASKTRINSTSSPVKGQSPAKQLPVSEQDGSPGRSTKKSQESAGKTWVNSSPKRELPLAVAQSEQVQPPQDASAVKATKTWINSTPTPVKELPFAAAQSEQVQAAVLAPPAMTCNQRRSTSYTQLRPTRISQPKPTTAQAQSSTAQLTLAMPVPLALAPKRSKTSMSPTSSCKRLSAAPPAFVEAGFLEILRPQFTPGPALRTPSATAPQQTAPMESAELRQLREELQLLRVQKSEDKLKLLELERMRIHNEQLLEFKSQIMTQQVLLQRELQRCRYEQREAQETMMKYKRELDDVGESIELLTLDKEMAEERMETLQLELELAQERNDELSLDLEIMRAEQEREPEHLEKLGKQAVPQATAPTGELLRLEQYNQRMRETVVRLRDALAHEKQLSARTHKELETKHSEINELKSTKELQSKRVDQLEVQLMDLKEQVDASLGAESMVTQLASLKLELEERVKLLEDEVNELEALEQIQEQLIESNQELESDLRDEIDKLSAQLKSLEQQKNAALESLYDRDVTIVKFRDLVRQLQEQLQLKTDGGTLSIEDFSSANESQQEEGSQQSQADYQHIFSVSKAYGRALEQQLKSVELRLLRQHLEHVLSFVPEQFMLRGGEHDVVLVMLLLERMQQKLQIVCQAINEKFPNACEFGRDAIFEGYSVQRYIFRAQCIYLLKSLQLVLQQFHHGLNHCDYELCTHVAIYRSDLETQEQQLDEFVHLLKTGQLDEHTNCEAIRRVLHYVNALHQNLMPPQTLVELLDEQQLYGALIEVYEGGLDAVNANAGLLHTIIQLGDEQTASFQCMQLLMEQSCALKQQLKKLQRKLLGNKSTTAAWTGMPCARYQRILEANELLGALINMLGVSAREASKDNNGGIAHEKLWRVLSLNYSKYAPSQEAEDADLMSYGQRCMQLLEEQLLELCTLLEPRDVNTEYVRHAASNTLQQRAAQVRRHYEDIKSLELAVGEREEKEIKSMKLAAKQKQQDYSELQVRKEMAEKQLQRFSRDHCQLLTHMADAVERLEQCLLAKEASLQQALNTLGDKLLQLEQAQQLWQQQQQVDSACVSSSTRHSHMELHLLHQALRQERQQRVQLQSSELCRSFAALEPLHVPEPRASAELSSLESQLRQLKNQWLLAHLDLTPSGHQRRSHIELQGSRLLRHIFQAYCAQHPHRAAPTDFGLFISEDLRRAF, encoded by the exons ATGTCCAAAACACAACCCCAGCTAGGACAGCGTGTACAAATAACGGGCAAGCCAGAGCTCTGCGGCGTTGTCGCCTACGTGGGACGCACCAGCTTTGCAGCTGGCCAGTGGTTTGGCATCGCGCTCGATACGCCGCGTGGCAAGCACAATGGCACCTTGCAGGGCAGCACCTACTTCAAATGCGCCACCAACTGCGGCCTCTTCGTGCgtgcccagcagctgcagctgctgctgctagagaAAGTTGCGGAAGCAAGAAAATCAAACTCAAACAATCGATACGACGACAACATGCAACGTGAGGCGGCAAGCAAGGCAAAGCCATTGAGTCGAGGGCGAAGTAAGCAGAGTACAGAGGAGCAG GACACTTCAGCGGGCAAAGCTACAAATAAGTCACAAGAGAGCGGCAGCAAGTCATGGGTGATTTCGTCGCCAGTCAAGCGTCAGTCACCAGCAAGAGAGCCtccagcagcgcagtcggagcaagtgcagcagcggGAGGAATCTCCGGGCAAAGCTTCAAAAAAGTCACAGGAGAGTGCGGTTAAGACTTGGGTAAGCTCCACTCCGTCTCCAATTAAACATCAGTCGCCAAAAAAGGAACTTCCATTGGTTGCTGCCCAGTcggagcaagtgcagcagcggGAGGCGTCTCCGGGAAAAGCTAGCAAGACACGGATAAACTCAACCTCGTCGCCAGTCAAGGGTCAGTCTCCCGCAAAACAACTTCCAGTGTCGGAGCAGGATGGCTCCCCAGGCAGGTCTACAAAAAAGTCACAAGAGAGTGCAGGCAAGACATGGGTTAACTCCTCCCCAAAAAGAGAGCTTCCATTGGCTGTTGCCCAGTCGGAGCAAGTGCAGCCGCCGCAAGACGCTTCAGCGGTCAAGGCTACAAAGACATGGATTAACTCCACTCCAACACCAGTAAAAGAACttccatttgctgctgcccagtCGGAGCAAGTGCAGGCTGCGGTATTGGCACCACCCGCTATGACCTGCAATCAGCGTCGCTCCACTTCGTACACGCAGCTGCGTCCCACACGCATCAGTCAACCCAAGCCGACAACAGCTCAGGCCCAGAGCTCCACAGCGCAGCTGACGCTGGCCATGCCTgtgccgctggcgctggcaccGAAACGCAGCAAGACCAGCATGAGTCCCACGAGCAGTTGCAAGCGCTTGTCTGCGGCGCCGCCTGCCTTTGTGGAGGCGGGCTTCCTGGAGATACTGCGACCGCAGTTTACGCCGGGCCCAGCGCTGAGAACTCCCAGCGCAACGGCGCCGCAGCAGACGGCGCCAATGGAAAGCGCTGAACTGCGTCAGCTGCGGGAggagctgcaattgttgcgtGTGCAGAAGAGCGAGGATAAACTgaagctgctggagctggagcgcaTGCGTATACacaatgagcagctgctggagttCAAGTCACAGATTATGACGCAGCaggtgctgctgcagcgggaACTGCAGCGCTGTCGCTATGAGCAGCGCGAGGCGCAGGAGACGATGATGAAATATAAGCGAGAGCTGGACGATGTGGGCGAGAGCATAGAGCTGCTGACGCTGGACAAGGAGATGGCTGAGGAGCGCATGGAGACGCTGCAATTGGAGCTGGAATTGGCGCAGGAGCGAAATGATGAGCTCAGTCTGGATTTGGAAATTATGCGGGCCGAGCAGGAGCGTGAGCCTGAGCATTTGGAAAAGTTGGGCAAGCAAGCAGTGCCGCAGGCTACGGCGCCCACGGGTGAGCTGCTGCGTCTGGAGCAGTACAATCAACGCATGCGGGAGACAGTAGTGCGCCTGCGTGATGCACTAGCTCATGAAAAGCAGCTGAGCGCGCGCACTCATAAAGAGTTGGAAACGAAGCACTCGGAAATAAATGAGCTCAAGAGCACGAAGGAGCTGCAAAGTAAACGCGTGGATCAGCTGGAGGTGCAGCTTATGGATCTCAAGGAACAGGTGGATGCTTCGCTGGGTGCAGAGTCCATGGTCACGCAGTTGGCCTCGCtcaagctggagctggaggaaCGCGTCAAGCTGTTGGAAGATGAGGTGAACGAACTGGAAGCCTTAGAGCAAATACAGGAGCAGTTGATAGAAAGCAACCAGGAATTGGAGTCGGATTTGCGCGATGAAATTGACAAACTGAGCGCGCAGCTCAAGTCGCTGGAGCAGCAGAAGAACGCCGCTCTGGAGAGTCTCTACGATCGTGATGTAACCATAGTCAAGTTTCGAGATTTGGTGCGTCAGCTAcaggagcaactgcagctgaaaACAGACGGCGGCACCTTGTCCATTGAGGACTTTAGCAGTGCCAACGAGTCGCAGCAGGAAGAGGGCTCCCAGCAGAGCCAGGCGGACTATCAGCACATCTTCAGCGTGAGCAAAGCCTATGGACGTGCGCTGGAGCAACAACTCAAGTCCGTGGAGTTACGTTTGTTGCGTCAACACCTGGAGCACGTGCTCAGCTTTGTGCCCGAACAGTTTATGCTGCGAGGTGGCGAACACGATGTGGTGTTGGTCATGCTGCTCCTGGAACGCATGCAGCAAAAGCTTCAGATTGTTTGCCAGGCCATCAACGAAAAGTTCCCCAATGCCTGCGAATTCG GTCGCGATGCCATCTTCGAGGGCTACTCCGTGCAGCGTTATATCTTCCGAGCGCAGTGCATCTATTTGCTGAAGAGTCTGCAGTTGGTGCTGCAGCAGTTCCACCACGGCCTCAACCACTGCGACTACGAGCTGTGCACACACGTGGCCATTTATCGGAGTGACCTGGAGacgcaggagcagcagctggatgAATTTGTGCATCTGCTCAAGACGGGTCAGCTGGATGAGCACACCAACTGCGAAGCCATACGGCGGGTCCTGCACTATGTGAATGCGCTGCATCAGAACCTGATGCCGCCACAGACGCTGGTGGAGCTGCTGGACGAACAACAACTCTATGGTGCACTAATTGAAGTCTACGAGGGCGGTCTGGATGCGGTGAATGCCAATGCGGGACTGTTGCATACGATTATACAGCTGGGGGATGAGCAGACGGCGTCGTTTCAGTGCATGCAGCTGCTCATGGAGCAGAGCTGTgcgctcaagcagcagctgaagaaaCTGCAGCGCAAGCTGCTGGGCAACAAGAGCACCACGGCCGCCTGGACGGGCATGCCCTGTGCGCGCTATCAACGCATACTAGAGGCGAATGAGCTGCTGGGCGCGCTTATCAATATGCTGGGCGTGTCGGCGCGTGAGGCCAGCAAGGACAACAATGGCGGCATTGCGCATGAAAAGCTCTGGCGTGTGCTCAGCCTGAACTACAGCAAGTATGCGCCCAGTCAGGAGGCTGAGGATGCGGACTTGATGTCTTATGGGCAGCgctgcatgcagctgctggaggagcAATTGCTGGAGCTGTGCACGCTGCTGGAACCACGCGATGTCAATACGGAGTATGTGCGTCATGCCGCCAGCAACACATTGCAGCAGCGAGCGGCTCAAGTGCGGCGTCACTATGAGGACATCAAAAGCCTGGAGCTGGCTGTGGGCGAACGCGAG GAGAAGGAAATCAAATCAATGAAGCTGGCAGccaagcagaagcagcaggaCTACTCGGAGCTGCAGGTGCGCAAGGAAATGGCCGagaagcagctgcaacgcttCAGCAGGGATCATTGCCAGCTATTGACGCACATGGCCGACGCTGTCGAGCGACTCGAGCAGTGTCTGCTGGCCAAGGAGGCGTCGCTGCAGCAGGCGCTAAACACACTCGGCGATAAGTTGCTGCAACTGGAGCAGgctcagcagctgtggcagcagcaacagcaggtgGACAGTGCCTGTGTCAGCAGCTCAACGCGTCACTCCCATATGGAGTTGCATCTGCTGCATCAGGCTTTGCGCCAGGAGCGCCAACAACGAGTGCAGCTGCAGTCGAGCGAGCTGTGCCGCAGCTTTGCTGCCTTGGAGCCGCTGCATGTGCCAGAGCCGCGGGCAAGCGCTGAGCTTAGCTCACTGGAGTCACAGCTGCGTCAGCTGAAGAACCAATGGCTGCTGGCGCACTTGGATCTGACGCCCAGCGGCCATCAGCGTCGTTCGCACATCGAATTGCAGGGCAGTCGGCTATTGCGACATATCTTCCAGGCCTATTGCGCACAGCATCCGCATCGGGCGGCGCCCACAGACTTTGGACTATTCATTAGCGAGGATCTGCGACGCGCGTTCTAG
- the LOC108600609 gene encoding male accessory gland serine protease inhibitor-like — translation MRFAILLAVLIALCSVSLALKNSTCAPPEKYEGQKCVYVSIPKWSYHKRRNECVYWVRKICNGDKNIFKDKKECEETCKKTVQLAEVDQ, via the exons ATGAGATTCGCTATTCTTCTTGCCGTATTGATCGCACTTTGTAGCGTTTCTCTGGCTCTCAAGAATT CAACCTGTGCGCCTCCAGAAAAATATGAGGGACAGAAGTGTGTCTACGTAAGCATCCCCAAGTGGAGTTACCACAAGAGGAGAAATGAATGTGTGTATTGGGTACGTAAGATCTGCAATGGCGACAAGAATATATTCAAGGACAAGAAAGAATGTGAGGAAACCTGCAAGAAAACAGTTCAGTTAGCTGAAGTGGATCAGTGA
- the LOC108600608 gene encoding uncharacterized protein LOC108600608: MAKRIKIIGNCAFCKRAVGADMRPINEITEDKEEFMKDFETAEQALQESSQPSTASNSSDVFTNTMLGLVKDAFERPLESKERISKENAEFIMSMLAQEGQKSIQQKSSKPRKR; this comes from the exons ATGgcaaagcgcattaaaataatcGGTAATTGTGCGTTTTGCAAGCGTGCTGTGGGCGCCGATATGCGACCCATAAATGAGATAACCGAGGATAAGGAGGAGTTTATGAAGGACTTTGAGACGGCGGAGCAGGCTTTACAAGAGTCGTCACAGCCCAGCACAGCAAGCAATTCAAGTGATGTTTTTACCAATACCATGCTGGGTCTGGTTAAGGATGCATTCGAGCGACCCTTGGAGTCCAAG GAGCGGATATCGAAAGAGAACGCCGAGTTTATAATGTCCATGCTGGCCCAGGAAGGACAGAAGAGCATTCAGCAGAAGAGCTCCAAGCCGCGCAAacgttaa
- the LOC108600187 gene encoding uncharacterized protein LOC108600187, translating to MAKKPLNFYEMPNDAPVRDIKLESEKQSVADAINFFKIAADRPPPDRTPKDPGPTVADELNARLAMVQLRPDHAKRIPRLVKTNVPEPQHLYRFFCVCPRYHPCYVPCQHTGQIIIDRDMLKREEHICFLATPKKDFLSPLRMRQPRYITKKIYVPICTARVERLAVPHPLRVRGTWEDFRHILNKRHRQALQDQMKPKPPVETLTMEKAMEYLEEEMRQRRAAKLQHKKRCKNLKKLILERQRKQMIKIVCVLFEEMKDFLLNDQFIIDEQSPLCAVILDRIKEFTEQEFYTTSNLREYQRILANNLTVWINKFISNLNIYLAPQEVPVERTMHGEYPETFVPLSDFISLSEHHGEEMGGTDFDYDLSEFEGMNESINDYLRDNDNDLINLPGEMLPSEETII from the coding sequence atgGCTAAAAAAcctttgaatttttatgaaatGCCCAACGATGCGCCCGTGCGCGACATTAAGTTGGAGAGCGAGAAGCAATCGGTGGCGGACGCAATCAACTTCTTTAAGATTGCCGCCGATCGCCCGCCGCCAGATCGCACGCCCAAGGATCCGGGTCCAACGGTGGCCGATGAGTTGAATGCACGCCTGGCTATGGTGCAGCTGCGTCCGGATCATGCCAAGCGCATACCGCGTTTGGTCAAGACCAACGTACCGGAGCCGCAGCATCTGTACAGATTCTTTTGCGTCTGCCCTCGCTATCATCCCTGCTATGTGCCCTGCCAGCACACTGGCCAAATAATCATCGATCGCGACATGCTGAAGCGTGAGGAGCACATCTGCTTTCTGGCCACACCCAAGAAGGACTTTCTATCGCCGCTGCGTATGCGTCAGCCGCGCTATATTACCAAGAAGATCTATGTGCCCATTTGCACGGCGCGCGTAGAGCGCCTGGCCGTGCCACATCCGCTGCGTGTGCGCGGCACTTGGGAAGACTTTAGGCACATACTCAACAAGCGACATCGCCAAGCGCTGCAGGACCAAATGAAGCCCAAGCCGCCCGTGGAGACACTCACCATGGAGAAGGCCATGGAGTATCTGGAGGAGGAGATGCGTCAGCGTCGCGCTgccaagctgcagcacaaGAAGCGCTGCAAGAATCTCAAGAAACTCATACTGGAGCGACAGCGCAAGCAGATGATCAAGATTGTCTGCGTGCTGTTCGAGGAAATGAAGGATTTCCTGCTCAACGATCAGTTCATCATAGACGAACAATCGCCACTATGCGCCGTCATACTGGATCGCATCAAGGAGTTTACGGAACAAGAGTTCTACACCACCAGCAATCTGCGCGAATATCAGCGCATCTTGGCCAACAATCTGACCGTGTGGATAAACAAGTTTATCTCGAATCTGAACATTTATTTGGCGCCGCAAGAGGTGCCCGTGGAGCGCACCATGCATGGAGAATATCCGGAAACCTTTGTCCCCCTGTCAGACTTCATATCACTTTCCGAGCACCATGGCGAGGAAATGGGCGGTACTGACTTTGACTATGATCTGAGCGAATTCGAGGGCATGAACGAATCCATTAACGATTATTTGCGTGATAACGATAACGATCTAATCAATCTACCTGGCGAGATGCTGCCCTCCGAGGAGACGATCATATAG